TTTTGAAGTGCATTTAAGACCGCTAAAAAAAGCAAAAGATTTAGATTTAGATTTCCTTTCTAAACAAACCCCAGGTTTTTCCGGTGCCGATATTGCGAATGTATGTAACGAAGCCGCTTTAATTGCAGCTCGAAATGGAAAAAAACAAGTCGACAAACAAGATTTCCTCGATGCCGTTGATAGAATAATTGGCGGATTGGAAAAGAAAAACAAAATTATAACACCAAGTGAGAAAAAAGCGGTAGCATACCATGAAGCTGGTCATGCTACAGTAAGCTGGATGCTCGAACATGCTGCACCACTAGTAAAAGTAACCATTGTACCGCGTGGTCGTTCGTTAGGAGCTGCTTGGTATTTGCCAGAAGAACGCTTAATTGTTCATCCAGAACAAATGTTGGATGAAATGTGTGCGGCACTTGGTGGACGTGCCGCTGAAAAAGTGATTTTCAATAAGATTTCTACAGGTGCACTTAGCGACCTAGAAAAAGTGACCAAACAGGCCAGAGCCATGGTGACCATGTATGGATTAAGCGACAAAATAGGTAACTTAACCTATTATGATTCTTCAGGGCAAAATGAATACGGTTTTACAAAACCATACAGTGAAGAAACAGCCGAACTCATAGACAAAGAAATCTCTAGGATTATTGAAGAACAATATGACCGTGCTGTTAAATTGCTTGAAGAAAACAAAGATAAACTAACTGAATTAGCTGAAGTACTGCTTGAAAAAGAGGTTATTTTTAAAGATAATTTAGAGAAAATTTTTGGGAAACGTGCTTTTGAAAAAGAAGAAACTATAGTAGCCAAAACAGAACGAGAAATTAAAGAAAAAGAAAAAAGCGACGAAGAAGAATAGGGATTAAAAAACTAAACTTTTTAAGGTTTTTAACTAGCAAACGCTAGTAGCACCCTTAAATAAAATTTTAAAAAACCCAAATTATTTACAACATTAAAGCCACAGCCAATAAATCTCGATTGTCGAGTAAAAATCTTAAATTAGCCGCATGGTTAGTTTAAGATTTTTTATATTTGATAAACCTCGTTCTAATCACGATTAATAGCAAATCATTAAATGAGCCTTTTTAGAAAACTTTTTGGTTCTAAATCAGAGCGGTCTGAGGATGAAATTAAATCTGAAGACAGGGGCAAATACATGCCCGAAGTAAAGCTTCCAATAGACGAAAGGTTTACCATCAACTTTAAAGCCAATGGTGGTAAATTCCTTTATTGTGAAGACCTAAACGAAGTTTACAGTAATTTAGAAAACATCATTGCAGAAAATAATTGGGAGGATAAAAAAGCTTTAGTGGTAGATGAAAATCTAGAAAGCAAGTTTAAAAATACAAGTATAGCTCCAACCAACAAGTTAAGTGAATCTACCTTCTTTCTTACTACTTGCGAAAATTTAATAGCTAACGATGGTTCGCTTCTAATTTCATCAAAACAGATATTTGAAAAAAAACTCATCGAATTGCCGGCAAACTTTGTGGTGTTTGCTACAACTAGTCAAATTGTTGAAAATATAGGAGAAGGGCTTCGTGGCATAAAATCAAAAAACAGGCAAAAGATTCCTACCAACATTACCACCATTAAACACTTTAAATCAAATGACGAGAAGGATTTTCTAAGTTATGGCAGTAGCGCCAAAGACCTATACCTACTCCTTTTAGAAGATTTATAGTATGAAAGAAATTCTTGTAAGGTCGCTTTCGGGTGTGCTGTATGTTTTACTGCTTTTAATTTGTCTGTTTTTCGAAAACGCCATCATAGCATTATTTTTCATCTTCGGGTTAATCTGTTTAAGTGAGTTTAATAAACTTATCCAATTAAAAAGCTATATATCTTACATAATCTTCGTTATACTCTACGGTATCTTTGGTTATTGGCAAGCCGTACTGAATTCTGAGGTTGGCTTGACAGAAGCCACCCAAATACTTATGGTGCTTTCAATTTTTGTTAATCTATTTTTAATTAAGGATTTATTTTCAGAAAAAACTATTCCGCTTTTCAGTTCCAAACGGTATTTATTAACCACATTTTACCTCTCAAGTGCCTTTGTATTTTTGGTTTTAATAGCCAATTTTAATGAAAGTTATAACCCTAATATATTATTGGGGGCATTTATTCTCGTTTGGGTAAATGATTCCTTTGCATTTTTGGTGGGCAAAAACTTCGGCAAGCAAAAACTTTTTCAAAAAATTTCACCCAAAAAAACAGTTGAAGGCTTTTTAGGGGGCTTATTTTTCTCTTGCGTGGCAAGCTATTTTATTGCTACCTTTACAGGCACTTTGGGTTTTACCAGTTGGTTGGCATTAAGCATTACTGTTAGCGTTTTTGGCACTTTAGGCGATTTGATTGAGTCCAAATTTAAACGACAAGCCAAAGTAAAAGATAGCGGAATTATTATGCCTGGACATGGCGGGCTGCTAGATAGGCTCGATAGCATCATTTT
This genomic stretch from Flavobacteriaceae bacterium GSB9 harbors:
- a CDS encoding phosphatidate cytidylyltransferase, producing MKEILVRSLSGVLYVLLLLICLFFENAIIALFFIFGLICLSEFNKLIQLKSYISYIIFVILYGIFGYWQAVLNSEVGLTEATQILMVLSIFVNLFLIKDLFSEKTIPLFSSKRYLLTTFYLSSAFVFLVLIANFNESYNPNILLGAFILVWVNDSFAFLVGKNFGKQKLFQKISPKKTVEGFLGGLFFSCVASYFIATFTGTLGFTSWLALSITVSVFGTLGDLIESKFKRQAKVKDSGIIMPGHGGLLDRLDSIIFAAPFIYLFLKLLHYVS
- a CDS encoding lactate utilization protein, translating into MSLFRKLFGSKSERSEDEIKSEDRGKYMPEVKLPIDERFTINFKANGGKFLYCEDLNEVYSNLENIIAENNWEDKKALVVDENLESKFKNTSIAPTNKLSESTFFLTTCENLIANDGSLLISSKQIFEKKLIELPANFVVFATTSQIVENIGEGLRGIKSKNRQKIPTNITTIKHFKSNDEKDFLSYGSSAKDLYLLLLEDL